A section of the Salmo salar chromosome ssa05, Ssal_v3.1, whole genome shotgun sequence genome encodes:
- the LOC106593068 gene encoding protein asteroid homolog 1-like — MGVSGLTSFIDDHGTFLTDYHFRNSKLVIDGSNLYHSLYFKSRLDQKHGGDYDDFEDQVCKFFKALRDCGIEPYVIIDGGSDFSDKKFETLLYRVQSTLNKANNLSKGLWGSGLLPILIKQVFKQVLSSLKVPFAQCIFEADQEIASLAERWNCPVLSYDSDFYIFDIQAGYLPISHFKWQNASTQRWSSQNYIPCKRYTTTSFCRHFKINRQLLPVFAAITGNDYVNLDKMGFPIRWEDKLPMEPNRRPRVVFFNKLLNWLASFQEQQEALDNVPRLIVSRNNQHNMDAALQALSLSIETYQLQPGCLEQFFIKDKAPDPGHLPDHLSVLPDWTLLPLMKGTLPSCIIYILQLRPVIQGVQVEDPSLASGNNTSRPIRQVVFGLLLGERREVEEYDREGINLTSSMVKAILPRAAQQMQLDMLNQAPHSVRLEVFLETLGVSQSTLNGIPPHLGLPVAVTYYWLRHAHLRPDHPFLQALLLGLVYGELCRQRKSQTGFIEEGPVLERLRGLIQRGASNLDLAVAHAYSQWQRCMRDGLDLNQLLCFPLPEPQIAWLYRGTLVHQLVGQLRGGVTPDSLLMEDPSSGQLYRAMLEAILNSQETETTGQQYGPSTDSGAGGRRG, encoded by the exons ATGGGTGTCTCAGGTTTAACCAGTTTTATAGATGATCATGGAACGTTTTTAACAGATTATCACTTCAGAAACAGCAAGCTGGTCATAGATGGTTCTAATCTTTACCACTCTCTTTATTTTAAATCACGTTTGGATCAGAAGCATGGAGGGGATTATGATGATTTTGAGGACCAGGTCTGCAAGTTCTTTAAGGCTCTGAGAGATTGTGGCATTGAACCTTATGTGATTATAGATGGAGGCTCTGACTTTTCCGATAAAAAGTTTGAAACTCTTCTCTACCGAGTTCAATCAACGCTCAACAAAGCCAACAACTTGTCCAAGGGGCTTTGGGGGAGCGGTTTACTACCAATCCTCATCAAACAAGTCTTCAAACAGGTCCTCTCCAGCCTGAAGGTGCCATTCGCACAGTGCATCTTTGAAGCAGACCAAGAAATAGCCTCCTTGGCTGAAAGGTGGAACTGTCCGGTCCTGTCCTATGACAGTgacttttatatttttgacatccaGGCAGGATATCTGCCCATCTCCCATTTTAAGTGGCAGAACGCATCGACGCAACGCTGGAGTTCTCAAAATTACATCCCCTGCAAACGGTACACCACAACAAGCTTCTGCAGACACTTCAAGATCAACAGACAGCTTCTCCCAGTCTTCGCTGCCATCACAGGAAACGACTATGTCAACTTGGATAAGATGGGCTTTCCCATTAGGTGGGAAGACAAGCTGCCGATGGAACCCAATCGAAGGCCAA GGGTTGTCTTTTTCAACAAGTTGCTGAATTGGCTGGCCAGTTTCCAGGAGCAGCAGGAGGCCTTGGACAATGTGCCCAGACTCATCGTTTCTAGGAACAACCAACACAACATGGATGCTGCCCTCCAGGCCCTCTCTCTGAGCATAGAGACATACCAGCTTCAACCCGGTTGCCTGGAGCAGTTCTTCATTAAAGACAAGGCTCCTGATCCCGGCCATCTCCCAGACCATCTGAGTGTCCTTCCAGACTGGACCCTGCTGCCGTTGATGAAGGGGACACTTCCGTCCTGCATAATATACATTCTGCAGCTGAGGCCAGTGATACAGGGAGTCCAAGTTGAAGATCCCAGCTTAGCCAGTGGGAACAACACCTCTCGGCCCATACGGCAGGTAGTCTTTGGGCTGCTGCTGGGTGAGAGGAGGGAAGTGGAGGAGTATGACAGGGAAGGCATTAACCTGACCAGCAGCATGGTTAAAGCCATCTTGCCCAGAGCTGCACAACAAATGCAGCTAGACATGCTGAAtcag GCTCCACATTCAGTGCGGCTTGAGGTGTTTTTGGAAACCCTTGGTGTGTCCCAGTCCACTTTGAATGGTATCCCACCTCATCTGGGACTTCCTGTGGCTGTTACCTACTACTGGCTGAGGCACGCCCATCTCCGACCAGACCATCCTTTCCTGCAGGCCCTGCTACTAGGACTGGTGTATGGAGAGCTCTGCAGACAGAGGAAGAGCCAGACAG GGTTTATAGAGGAGGGACCTGTGTTGGAGAGGCTGAGAGGGCTGATTCAGAGAGGTGCTAGTAACCTAGACCTGGCTGTGGCCCACGCCTATAGCCAATGGCAGCGCTGCATGAGGGATGGCCTTGACCTGAACCAACTGCTGTGCTTCCCTCTACCTGAGCCTCAGATTGCATG GCTGTACAGGGGTACTCTGGTGCACCAGCTTGTGGGCCAACTGAGAGGGGGGGTGACCCCAGATTCTCTCCTGATGGAAGACCCTTCCTCTGGGCAGCTGTACAGAGCCATGCTGGAAGCCATTCTCAACTCCCAGGAAACTGAGACTACTGGACAACAGTACGGCCCCTCCACAGATTCTGGtgctggaggaagaagaggatga